In Oscillatoria sp. FACHB-1406, the sequence ATGGCAGCACCTAAGTCCCCCGAACCGAAGGAAAGTTTGGTTAGAAAGCTTAGTTTTTCTCGCTCTGGGGATTTGGGGACGATCGGCTCGCTCATGGCTTGTATGCAAACGTCAAAACTCATCGTTGGGGCGAATTTTGAATGGAAGCTTTACGTTGCGTGCAAATGTACGCTCCGCTCAACCTGCCCCTCGTATCTTTATTAAGAGTAGCTGAATAATTGATAATTGAAAATTGACAATGGATAACGTCTTGAAGAATGAAGAGTTTGAAGTAGGGCTTGGGTAAATCAAGCCCTACTTAACAAAATGCAATCCAAAATCTTAAGAAAATATTAAATTGAATGAACTTTTTTTCACGGACAACAGTTGTGCGAGCATGGCTCTACTTATCGTCGCCACTCTCAAACCTGTTGGAGAATTAAGGTAGAGAGTTGCGCGACGGTTAACGCAGAAGAGCGAGAGGTTTCACCACAGCGATCGCGATTTAAGGTGAGGTTGTCGAGGGCTTGAGTCAAAACCGAAATCTCATCCAGGAGAACATTCGTGCGGCTAACAAATTGAGCCGTTAATCCTTCGACTTGAGCAACATTTTCCTTAACGCTTGTTAATGTTTGTTCGTTCATGGGGCTAAATCTTTATTTTTCTAAACAATTTTTATTGTAAGCACTGTATGCTACTCGAAAAATTTCTTAAAGAGAATTACCAAAAGGAGTAGATGGTTTCAATCCCCCAGCCGAAAAGAACTCCAGAACGCTTTAAATTCCTGCTCGGCACGCTGATAAGTTTGTTCCTTCTCTAGAAGGGCTGTTTGGGAAATTTCGCCATCCTCGTATTGCTTGCGGGCAAGTTCGAGCTCCAGCTTTTTGAGTTCGTAGTCTTGATGTCTCAAGGTTCCTTCGATCGCGCCAGTCCAGTTGAAAAAGCCAAGATGTTGCGTTTCCCAGTCTGTATTACCAATTCCCGCTAGTTCGGGGCTTTTTTCGGTTAAGCGAATAAAGCTTGACAGAGCGCCTTTAATCTGAGTCAGTCGTTCTAAAGCACTGGGGAAGGAGAAGCGATCGCGCAATGTCTCTTCCACCGACTCATCGGGAGAAATGGGGGAAAGTTGCGGCGCTTCAACCTCGGCACGCGCTAGGGCAGAAAAACGCGGCGGACTCTCTAAAATTGCCAAACCCATGAGGGGAAGCAGCAACAACCCACTCATACCGGCGACAGCGATCGGTTTTTTGAGGATGGGGAACATCATGACCTTTCCACGAGCAACTTACTCAATATTTCTTCGACGGGAGATTAACCCGATCCGGATATTTTTCCCAAATCGAGCGATCGACTTTTCTGGCGATCGCTCGCAAACCCGATCGCGGTATAATCCCAATTCTCCGAGTTCGGACGACACATCTTGAGGCTGAAACTCCTAATAGATATAGGTTTCTTAATTTTTAATTTCTAATTGATATAAATGTCTACTCTATCGCTCTGCCAACAAAAAAGAGCCAAAATTCGAGAATAGCTTCCGAACTTCTGACTCCGGTAATTCTTCTAAAGGCTAATCGGAAATCTTACTTCTGCGTTAAAGTAATGCGAGTTTGAGCAGTTTGCGAACCATTATTCGCGATCGCGGTGACGTTATAGCGAATGCCTGCCGTCAGAATCAGCGGACGCGGTACGGGAACCGTAAATGTACCGTTGCTATCGGCCGTCACCGTCGTACTGACTAAGGTGCTTTCGCCGAATAGCGTCGGGCTAGTAACTACCACGCGCACTCCAGCATTCGGCTGCGTTTGTCCGATCAAAGTAAAGCCTTGGCTGGCAATGATACCGCCATCTTGGTGACTCGTAAAACTCGGTTGTAAGTTAACGAGGGTTGTTGTGGTAGGTTGCTGTGGTGTTGTGGTAGGTTGCTGGGGCGTAGTCATCGGCTGTCCCGGCGTTGTCGGTGTAGTTTGAACTTGCGTTACCTGCGTCGAAGCAACATTCGGTTGGAAGGCAACAGCTTGGGATGCAGCATTATATACAGCTTTGCCATCGCGCTCCAAGCGACCGATGACAATACCTTCATTAAAGCGATCGCCCGCATTCAAATTCAGCGTCGCCACATAAACCCCCGATGAAACTTCTTGAGCGGGAATTCGCCGCATCGTCGTACCATCTAAAATCAAGACCGACGCTTGCGCGCCCGGAGTGCCGTTAATCGTTGCTAAAAAGGTTGAACCGGAACCGAGGGCAGTCGTCTGACCATTGTGCGATACTGAAGTAATATCGAGCGCGGCTCTCGGTTGCTCGACTTGGAAACTCCAGTTGGCGGCAAATCCTTGACCGTTGGTATTTTTAAACTCTACCCGTACCTGATTTTCTCCCGGACGTAGAGCTTGAGTAGGGCGGTAACTAAAGAAGTTACCGGTGATGACGCTTTGACTGGTTACGTCTTGGTTGTTGACAAAAATCTTTACCGATTGCATATCGATTCTTCCGGTGCTGGCATCAAAAGAACCGTAGATCGAACTATCGGAAGAAACGTTTTGGCTGTTAACCGTGGGATTGACATTTGTTACCTGTTGCGCTACGGCTATGGGTGCAATGGCAACCGGCGCGATCGCAAAGCCCGCGATCGCGAACAGATTAAGACAAGTGTTTCTAACCGATCGAATAGTCTTCATATAACATCTAACTCCTGCTTGTGAAGGCTCCCTCTACGTTGCCCATCATCTTCTCACAAGCCTTGACATCTTGAAATCCTTCGAGAGTTCGAGAGAAAGGCAGATGTTCGGCTGGTTAATATCTCTAGCGACGAAAAAATCCTCTAAGGGTTCCCACAGGAATCGGGAGGTGAGTGATGAATTACGAATTACGAATTACGAACCTCGCCGTTTCTGGTTGATAGCGAATTCCCGCTTGTTTTAGCCGTCCGATCGCTTCGCCGAGGCGATCGCAATCTGCAATTAAACTCAAGCGCACGTAGCCCTCTCCCGCTTCCCCAAAGGCATTTCCGGGCGTAAGAACAACCCCCGTTTTTTGCAGTACATCCAGCGCAAAATCCGTCGAACTCATCCCCACCGAACAAGGAACCCAAAGATACATCGTCGCCTTCGATTTTGGGATATCCCAGCCCAACTCTGAAAAACCTTGAATGACAAAATCGCGGCGAGTCCTATAGCGTTCTTGAACCTGGCTGACGTAGGAATCGGGCAGTTCTAATGCCGTTTCTGCCGCTGTTTGAATGGCTGCAAAAATACCGTAGTCGAGATTCGTTTTCAGCGTTCGCAAGCCCTGAATAATTTGCGAATTGCCAACAACAAACCCGACGCGCCAGCCCGCCATATTATAAGTTTTAGAGAGGGTATGAAATTCCACGCCAATTTCTTTAGCGCCTGGAATTTCCAGCAAACTGGTCGGCTGATAGCCATCAAACGCGAGTTCGGCGTAGCAAAGATCGTGAACGAGAATAATTTCCCACTTGCGGGCGAAGGCAACAATTTCCTCAAAAAATTCCCTCGGAGCCGTCGCAGCGGTAGGATTATTGGGATAGTTAAAGTAGAAAATTTTGGCGCGGCGGGCGACTTCATCGGGAATCTTCGTCAGATCGATCAGCCAATCTTGTTCGGCGCTGAGGTCGATCGCGTGAATTTTACCACCGGCAATTAGGGGGCCGCGAAAATGAGCGGGGTAGGAAGGACTGGGAACGAGAACGAGATCGCCGGGATTAACATAAGCAAG encodes:
- a CDS encoding aspartate aminotransferase — encoded protein: MSLNWIAPAQRLSTLPPYVFARLDELKARAREQGLDLIDLGMGNPDGMAPQPVIDAVTAALADPKNHGYPPFEGTANFRSAIARWYNRRYGVALDPNSEALPLLGSKEGLGHLALAYVNPGDLVLVPSPSYPAHFRGPLIAGGKIHAIDLSAEQDWLIDLTKIPDEVARRAKIFYFNYPNNPTAATAPREFFEEIVAFARKWEIILVHDLCYAELAFDGYQPTSLLEIPGAKEIGVEFHTLSKTYNMAGWRVGFVVGNSQIIQGLRTLKTNLDYGIFAAIQTAAETALELPDSYVSQVQERYRTRRDFVIQGFSELGWDIPKSKATMYLWVPCSVGMSSTDFALDVLQKTGVVLTPGNAFGEAGEGYVRLSLIADCDRLGEAIGRLKQAGIRYQPETARFVIRNS